GGGAGGTTGGGAGGGGTCTCTGAAATAGTGCTACTTTACGAATCGGATTCAGTATCAACCGATTGAATTGGCCCAATCCCTTGCCCACTCTAGGTTGTTTTTCACATCGGTCATGGACTGAGCTTCGGAGTAAAGGCGCAACACCGGTTCCGTGCCGCTAAAACGGATCAAGAGCCAACTTTGATTGCTGAGCTGAAATTTGTAGCCATCAATCGTTAGGCAATCGAGAACAGACTGTCCGGCGATGGTTTGGGGCGTTTGGTTTTGCAGTTGTTCCAAAAGGCGCGATCGCACCTCCATGCTGGCCAGCGGTAGATCAATGCGATCGTAAGCCGAGGAAAACCCCGTCTTTTCCTGAAGCTCGGCGTATAGCTGGCTAAGATCTTTACCCGACTGCACCACCGTTTCCAGAACATAAAGAGCCGATAGCAGTGCATCTCGCTCCGGGATATGATGTCCGTAGCCAATCCCGCCCGACTCTTCACCGCCCAGCAGCACTGGCGTATCCAGCATGCGATCGGCAATGTACTTGTAGCCAATCGCGGTTTCGTGGAGCGGAAGGTTGTAAAGCTCTGCAACTTTGGGAATTAAGTTTGATCCGCTGATGGTTTTGACCACTTCTCCCTGGAAACCGCGCCGCACCGCCAAATGTTGGATCAACACGGGAATCAGCACTTGAGAACTGAGAAATGTCCCGTAGCCATCCACCGCCGCAATGCGATCGCTATCTCCATCAAAGACCAAACCCAGCATGAGTTGATCAGGGTGGGACTGCCGATAGTCCTTGATGTGCTGAATCAGGTCTGGAATGTACTGCGGTAACGGTTCCGGTGAACCGCCGCCAAACAGCGGGTCACGGTCAGAATTCAGTTCGTAAATACTCGTGCCCAACAACTGTTCCAGACCGCTCGC
This genomic window from Synechococcales cyanobacterium T60_A2020_003 contains:
- a CDS encoding phosphoglucomutase/phosphomannomutase family protein; this encodes MAASLSPTQMAGQPIKFGTDGWRGLIAADFTFERVMRVAPIAAQVLADNYGETASRIVVVGYDRRFLSEKFAQAAAESIQAAGFDVLLSEGYAPTPAFSWAAKQHNALGAIVITASHNPGEYSGLKIKGAFGGSVSPEVTKQVEARLDQAIPKAETPGSITLFNPWTGYCEALRQRVDIEAIKAAIATQKLVVFADAMHGAAASGLEQLLGTSIYELNSDRDPLFGGGSPEPLPQYIPDLIQHIKDYRQSHPDQLMLGLVFDGDSDRIAAVDGYGTFLSSQVLIPVLIQHLAVRRGFQGEVVKTISGSNLIPKVAELYNLPLHETAIGYKYIADRMLDTPVLLGGEESGGIGYGHHIPERDALLSALYVLETVVQSGKDLSQLYAELQEKTGFSSAYDRIDLPLASMEVRSRLLEQLQNQTPQTIAGQSVLDCLTIDGYKFQLSNQSWLLIRFSGTEPVLRLYSEAQSMTDVKNNLEWARDWANSIG